A region of Carassius gibelio isolate Cgi1373 ecotype wild population from Czech Republic chromosome B11, carGib1.2-hapl.c, whole genome shotgun sequence DNA encodes the following proteins:
- the utp3 gene encoding something about silencing protein 10, which yields MVRARRIVKKPRAKKQQEYDSDDPEAYGGEAIPDKKSSKYVEDKIDEFHNEKISKLLAQGIQEDSDQEDEDKAEEIMPLALSDSDDDDEEEEVAQEEDNEEEEESDMESDLEGKQDDDLPNDMAWGNKKKIFYDSDYTTKKGKSFEDIEAEDKEEEEEAKKIQTRLAANLSEEDYDLNLLEEFAAAAEVEKEDEKEERIVKDLKTMSQKEKLKLLKKESPELLELIQDFKAKLTELRDEVQPLVEMVKDGRIPPGKGAKYLITKQQLYLNYCTNISFYLVLKAKRIPAHNHPVIERLLTYRNLINEVGAVDARLAPQLRQLLSGEQQNRTLKKSASTKHIKVSEKARPEEAEESESDEEANLRFYNAMAEKQKLKRKKNEMENEDGLVEEEKMEGDAKRRITYQMSKNKGLTPKRKKIDRNPRVKHREKFRRAQVRRKGQVREVRREETRYSGEWSGIRAGVKRSVKLK from the exons AAGTATGTGGAGGATAAAATAGATGAATTCCACAATGAGAAAATATCA AAACTTTTGGCTCAAGGGATTCAAGAAGACAGCGATCAAGAGGATGAAGATAAAGCG GAGGAGATCATGCCCCTGGCACTTTCTgattcagatgatgatgatgaggaagaggaggtagCGCAGGAAGAGGAcaatgaagaagaggaagagtcAGACATGGAGAGTGACTTGGAAGGAAAGCAAGATGATG ATCTCCCAAATGACATGGCTTGGGGAaataaaaagaagatattctatGATTCTGATTATACCACTAAAA AGGGAAAATCATTTGAAGACATAGAGGCAGAAGacaaagaagaggaagaggaggccaaaaaaattcaaacaagATTGGCAGCCAACCTGAGTGAGGAAGACTATGATCTAAACCTTCTTGAG GAATTTGCAGCAGCGGCTGAAGTGGAGAAGGAGGATGAAAAAGAGGAAAGGATTGTAAAGGATCTGAAGACAATGTCACAGAAGGAAAAGCTCAAACTGCTAAAGAAAGAATCACCAGAGCTGTTGGAACTTATTCAGGACTTCAAAGCAAAG CTGACAGAATTGAGGGATGAAGTTCAGCCCCTCGTAGAAATGGTCAAAGATGGACGAATTCCTCCTGGAAAG GGTGCAAAATACCTCATCACCAAACAACAGCTTTATCTAAA CTATTGcacaaacattagtttttatttggTTCTAAAGGCGAAACGGATTCCAGCTCATAATCATCCTGTGATTGAGAGATTGCTGACCTACAGGAAT CTGATAAATGAAGTAGGAGCAGTAGATGCTAGACTGGCTCCTCAACTGCGTCAGCTTCTCTCTGGAGAACAGCAAAACAGAACTTTAAAGAAATCAGCAAGCACCAAACATATAAAA gtttcagaaaaGGCTAGGCCAGAAGAAGCAGAGGAGTCCGAATCAGACGAGGAAGCAAATCTGCGCTTTTATAACGCCATGGCGGAGAAACAGAAACTCAAGAGGAAGAAGAATGAAATGGAGAACGAAGACGG TTTGGTGGAGGAGGAAAAGATGGAGGGAGATGCTAAAAGAAGGATCACCTATCAG atGTCCAAGAACAAAGGGCTCACACCAAAGAGGAAGAAGATTGATCGGAATCCCAGAGTCAAACACAGAGAGAAGTTCAGACGTGCCCAGGTTCGTCGGAAGGGACAG GTTCGTGAGGTGCGCCGTGAGGAGACGAGATACAGTGGAGAATGGTCTGGTATTCGTGCAGGAGTTAAGAGAAGCGTCAAACTCAAGTGA